CGCATTATGGACATGGAAAAGGCTTGGTACAAGGTGGAAAACCTCAGGTCAGCGATGGTAAACATGGTGCTGACTCAGATCCGGGCCGAAATGGGCAAGCTGGAACTCGATGAAACCTTCACGGCGCGATCGCAAATCAGTGAAATTCTGCTCCGAGAGCTAGACATTGCCACCGACCCTTGGGGCGTGAAAGTCACTCGTGTGGAATTGCGCGACATCGTTCCTTCTAAAGCCGTACAAGAATCGATGGAATTGCAAATGTCGGCAGAACGGCGGAAACGCGCCTCTATTCTGACTTCGGAAGGTGAGAGAGAATCAGCCGTCAACTCTGCTAGAGGCAAGGCAGAAGCTCAAGTGTTAGATGCAGAAGCGCGGCAGAAAGCGGTGATCCTTGAAGCCGAAGCACAACAAAAAAGCACCATCCTCCGCGCCCAAGCAGAGCGGCAGCAGCAAGTCCTCAAAGCGCAAGCTACCGCTGAAGCCATCCAGATTGTCGCTAAAACCCTCAAAACTGACCCAGATGCTCGCGATACTCTGCAATTCTTGCTGGCTCAAAGCTATCTAGAAATGGGCACTAC
This region of Trichocoleus desertorum NBK24 genomic DNA includes:
- a CDS encoding SPFH domain-containing protein, coding for MNQFILMLFLALGGVGLSGIKTLSQGNEALVETLGRYNGKKLKPGLNYVVPVLDRVVFKETVREKVLDIPPQQCITRDNVSITVDAVVYWRIMDMEKAWYKVENLRSAMVNMVLTQIRAEMGKLELDETFTARSQISEILLRELDIATDPWGVKVTRVELRDIVPSKAVQESMELQMSAERRKRASILTSEGERESAVNSARGKAEAQVLDAEARQKAVILEAEAQQKSTILRAQAERQQQVLKAQATAEAIQIVAKTLKTDPDARDTLQFLLAQSYLEMGTTIGSSGSSKVMFMDPRSIPATLEGMRSIVGDGTAQANNHASKLDSNNLGNNLGNNLGLS